Proteins encoded together in one Lysinibacillus sp. FSL K6-0232 window:
- a CDS encoding amidase domain-containing protein, with translation MAKVYNRQAAVQYANYWWDKRNPAFPNFDVDCTNYISQCLRAGGAPMRGAPNREKGWWIQQGNWSFSWSVAHSLRWYLEGSTTGLKGRRVQSAQELELGDIIFYDFQGNGRIDHSVIVTSIQNGIPYVNAHTSDSIHRPYFYEDSTAYTPNMTYFFYHIDDSFA, from the coding sequence ATGGCAAAAGTGTATAATAGGCAAGCTGCTGTACAATATGCTAATTATTGGTGGGATAAACGTAATCCAGCTTTTCCAAACTTTGATGTAGATTGTACGAACTATATTTCTCAATGTTTACGTGCAGGGGGTGCACCGATGCGAGGAGCGCCGAATCGAGAGAAAGGTTGGTGGATTCAACAAGGAAATTGGAGCTTTAGCTGGTCTGTTGCCCATTCATTAAGATGGTACTTAGAAGGGTCTACAACTGGTTTAAAGGGTAGACGTGTACAATCTGCACAGGAGTTAGAGCTTGGCGATATTATTTTTTATGATTTTCAAGGAAATGGGAGAATTGATCATTCGGTAATTGTAACAAGTATTCAAAATGGTATCCCTTATGTGAATGCTCATACTTCAGATAGCATTCATCGACCGTATTTTTATGAGGATTCTACTGCTTATACGCCAAATATGACTTATTTTTTCTACCATATAGACGATAGCTTTGCTTAA